In Chanos chanos chromosome 14, fChaCha1.1, whole genome shotgun sequence, the sequence GCTGTCTTACATTCGTCCTTCATCAAAACCGACTGAAATTCACTAGTTTGTGTTAATGGATCTGAGGATgcgcagggagagagagggtgtggaaATTCCTTCGGATGATACGCTGAGGGAATAACGTGAGAATTTTAGGATTTTTCCTGGAGAGTGGGAACACCCTCAAGGTATGctgtccgtccatccatccatccatccatccatccatccatccatccatccatccatccatccatctatccttTTTAGTAAACTTTCATATATGAAacacttttcattaaaaaaatggaaaattttaaaatatgattcgatttttttttttttataaagggaCTGAGTGTAAAGGGATGCAGGTTTCTGTTAAGGGCGCTCTGTTATGATGAATCAATGAATCAGGTTCTCTCACAGTTAGTAATGCCACTCAGAGCTGTAAGTGTATAATAATAGAATCAAAGACCAGTATATTGTGCCATTGAGTGCTGAATAACGGCATATTTATGACCATTTCCTCCCCTGGTGCGTTATGTTCggctttctttctcatttatgTAGTATTTGAATCGattttccattcttttcttAACGATTTCAACCGATTTCTCTTAGCACCACAACTTTAAATACAATGgttcatatttttctttcaggTCTGCTGACAAATGCTGAATGTCAGACCAATAATAAAAAGTGATTTGTGTTTATAGGAGGAACTCTCTTAAATACTCTTAGAAGACAACATCCCATCTGTTCTTAGCCTAGAGAATTTCACTGAGTCAGCTTTTATTTAACTGATTACCTCAGCTGATCGCACACTGACCGCTGATTTGACCTACAAATTCACAAAAGAGACTCCCACACTCATAGTTTTCATCAATAACATCTGCTAACTTAAGCTGAAACATCATATAACAGGACTATAAACTCTTGACAGCTTTCACGTGTccatgttatatatatatatatatcactccCTTCtacctaataataataataatagtaatagtaatccACGTTTGAATTTCAGCTAAGTCATTTTTTGTAGAGTTTGGTATCTAAGccttcacagaaacacaggtgtgtgttgaCGTCGTCTGCAGTGTACGGCTGAGGATTTAGGCCAATCAGGAAGGTCAGAGCAGGGCTGGAATGAACAGATTATGGGATGTCTGGATCTCATTAGCCTTGAGGAAGAACATGACGTTTGCTGGGATCCCGTATCGGCGTCATAAGGGAATGTTTTAATAGAAAACATGCATGAAAACGTATAAATAAACTATACTCTCGTACTTTTTCGTGGGTTTTTGATGAGGGGACAAAAAAACTCAGTCGTAAATTAGTAACGTTGATAAACATACGGTGCGCTGTCCTCTTAGGCCATACAGCTCATTCATTCAAATGACCCCCCTGTTGTTGTTCAGGTTCGTGAACTGATATTGTTTATGtaggaaaaaaatctgatagACAGTGATTAAAAGTCATTTAAACCACGTCCCTTCATTTCAGAACTGCTGCCACCCGTCTTTGCTCTAACGTGAACTGACGGATAGAGCTAGGAAAGTGTAATAGCTCTGACTGATACGTTCATGGTTTGAGCAATGAACGCAACTCTTGGACTAAGATGAAAAAAACCTTTGACAGCATCTAACTGATGCAGAGATTAACCCTCAGATTTTAGGGCTTCTGCCTTGCAAAGCGAAACAGCTGAACTGAATCATCATTAGCTCACCACtacttttatttgtgtgtagaCAAGAAATTATATTAGAAACTGAAGAGCCAAAGAAACCTTTCGAGAGGAAACTAAAGCTTCTGAAACgtttgtgtttctcatttaaGGAAGAGCCATGGGGTGTGGGGTGACAAAGGGGAGTGAATTCAGTAGAAGATGCGAAAAAGGTAAGATTTTTATTAACGTTGACTATGACTAGGACTGTATCAGATGTAAAACGTTACTCACATACATATTTGCTGGAGCAAGCTCTCAAGTGCCACCATGCCTCAAGTCTTGGATTGATGTACATTAGTTGGTGATATATGCAATGTGTGCAAGGTGTAATAATTTTAAAGTCACGAGACTGAAGTCacagatgtgttctgttttggtaaaatctctctccctctctctttctctctctgtagaaggACACATTGCCACAGGTAAGACTGAATTTTAAACACATAAGATAAGAGGACACAGGATCAGTTTACATCAAACAGTGCAgacttttagtttttttttcattgtttgccTTTGAATGGTTTGACCATAATGCATAAATTTGTGATCATCCATGTGCCTATAGCTCCATTATTCAAGGGAAGAATAATCCTCTTTGTTGGTGAAgaactgaatatttgaatagcTTATTGTTACTCTATGTTTGATTGACAATGTAGCTATTAATATTGAATTTCCTTAGGCTTAATGAAcatgtaatttgtaatttgtagcAGTCAAATTCCCTTGAATTTCAGTTTCAACTGGTCTTCATCATGACTGTCTTGATTTTACattcttgttttcctttcccATCATGCACCACTGAGTACAGCAGCCACAAGTAAGCCAGCTATCTTTactttgactgacaggtttCCTGAGTTTTCGATTTTGATACAAAAGTTTAATAGTGCATTCCTGTAGTTAACGAGTTCATTTGATTAAGTATAACAAGCACACTGAAGAAAATCTGTTCATTCACGATCAAAATTTGAAATAATGGGGAAGATCGGCGGTTCATTTTAGACGCTGCTCTcgaaacaaatcaaaacaaagagagaatgatgggGTAAAAAGCTGACCTACAAATCTCTCAGCATGACTGTGAAACTGTTGGCACAGATGGAGTGTTTTTTGGCAGTCAGCACTGTTAGACAGGCTGCAACGCTTTCCAAGTCTTTAGAGAAATAGGACACAGTGCTAGTGAACCTTGATAGTAGACCCCTaggtcatgtttttgttttgggccttttaaaaaaaaaatgttgagttatttatttatgtttggcTGTCTGATCCTAATGTTACGCGAGAGGCTGTTATTTGTTATGTGTCCTCGGATGCCCCGtgcaaaaaaatacaatttcattttcgttttcctttgctttttttttttttttttttcatcaaatgcCGCAACACCTGTACTGCAATTTCACTGACTCAGATATGTTCAGTTCGTGTGTTATGCCTTAGTTATGCAATAAttctgactgcacacacacacacacacagtcgttcTACAACAATGACACACAAATGTAACATTTATCATGGTTCTAACGAACAAACGAATGTGCCCGTGCTTTCCCTGTGAAAAGCAATGAGAGCTGCGGTGCTGATCCAGCGCTGGTATCGTCAGTACGTCGCCCGCATGGAGATGAGACGCAGATACACCTGGAATATCTTCCAGTCGATAGAATACGCAGGCCAGCAAGACCAGATCAAAGTAAGAATCCTATATTCTCATTctatggatggatagatggatggatgcatggatggatagttgattggatggatggatggatggatggatggatggatagttgattggatggatggatgcatggatggataattgattggatggatggatggatggatggatggatggatggatctATTCTGCATTAGTAGATGAACAGACTGATAGACGTTTGAGCAATTAATGGACTCACACTGATAAGATGGAATAGTGCGTAGATTTTAAATTTGCTTTTCAGCTTCTAAGAAATTAAAGCAATTAAGTCAGCCAAATATTTAGGATAATTTCGAGCTGTcatatctttctcttttctaaACAGCTGTATAATTTCCTTGGATATCTCGTGGACAACTTCACACCGTCTAGTAATGAACGTAAGGGCCTTCCATTATTCTTACGGGAATTCAATGTGGGGAATTGACTTTACCTTAGTGGCCAAAAACGTGTTTTCTTCCATCCAGGAAATTTGATTTCACATATCTTCAGAGAAAACGAGGTCTGTCGAGATACCGAGTGGGAGAGATACTTCAGTTACCAGAACATTGATGTACCGGATATTTACTCTGGCCCTCGACTAACATTCCCGCTAACTGCCGACCAAGCTACCGACCTGGTGGAGGCATTCAGGcaaaaaaaagtatgtgaaaAAGAGCTTTCAACCACGTTTTGTCTTATCTTACTTTTCAGTAAGCCTTAGACTATGGTTTGTCATTGGTTGTAACATACATTTCAAAGAACACCGAGAGCAGCTAATGCACTGAACAAAAAGATGACATTTTTATGCATTTCCCTATAGCCAATTGTCTCTGCTTGTTTCTGATACATCGCTTTAACCACCAGTCTATCTCATTTTTCCCAGTAGCAGCTCCATTCACGCTACGTTCTTCAGCTTCTTCTTGAAACGTGGAAATTGCTCCGAGTTCTGCCAAATATCAACCGAGTCTCCACTTGTCATAGCAAAGAAATCACTGTTTGTGGTAAGTCTTTGGTTATGTTAAGAACctttttaaagaaagttttGAAACTATAAGTAATATCGATATATCTGATATCCATTTTTAAACTATAATTTTCTGGTAAACTGCAGGCGATTTACATGGACAACTGGAAGATTTACTCTTTATATTCTATAAGGTAATCAACACATCAAATATCCGACATTACATTTTACCCTGAGCACCAAATCCTTCAGTGCTATTCCTCACTGGATTTGTGATTTATTCTCTAATGGAAGCATTATACTCGATCCATTTAGAATGGAATGCCGTCTTTGGAGAGGCCCTATGTGTTCAATGGAGACTTCGTGGACAGAGGCCAAGACTCGATCGAGATTCTCCTCATTCTGTTTGCCTTTCTACTGGTGTACCCTGGTGACATTCACCTGAATCGGGGAAACCATGAAGATCACATCATTAACTTGAGGTACTTCAAGTACCATTTCTGTcttatataattatttaaacaGTAAAGAAATAGGTTTTAACATTGATAGTAGTCACCAGTTAGCATTTAATCTCAGAAATGGGTAAAGATTAAGCTgctcagttgtttgttttgatgtagtTCCTAAAGTATTAACAAGGTGTCATAAGTATGTAATGTCTCAGAGTGACTGtactgatccaggaacagttAACAGCTGTCATTAATCCTAATTAACAGAGTCATATACACGAGATCAGCTGATCCTAGAACAGCTGATCTCAGAGCTCTGAGACCTTGACGTGTGATGAATACTCAACGTACTGGTGATCATCtgtttatctttctgtctcttttttgagGTATGGCTTCACCAAGGAGGTTTTAAACAAGTACAGGGTATGTCTTCATCTGTCTTTATCCCCTACCAAACTGAGCATTTTGCATTTGCACTGTTTACTATTTGCTGTTACTGTCCTATACACCTTCTGAAACAGAGGAGGGCTAGCCGTCCCATTTTGAGTAATTACGCCTGGTTGGATCTGAGACCACATACTGCCACTGTGATGTGCTTATGTTGCTAGAGGGAGAAACTCTGGTCCCTTCTCTGGTGGTTATTTTCACCGTGAATGGATCAGTCTCCTTTAAGGTTAAGGAGATTACTGGGTCATTAGAACAGAATGGTTTCAGAGAAGTCAATCGGCATTTAGCTCCTCTGTGGGCGGCTGGTGCTTAGCTGTTAAATGAACACATGCTGACATAACTAGCCGCTGAATGGTCTCAGAGTGACCTGTATGCGGTCAAGGTTCGAAAAGCGATGTGGGATTTTGACCTTCTCAAAACTAGATTTGAGCCTTTTTCTGAGGAGTGCATGATTTTTagtggatgaaaaaaaacaaaaactcaaaatgtTACCCCACTAGGTCTTCCCTGCGCTAACAAGCTTTTGATTAAAACCTCCCATTGGTTTGTTCTCATCCACATGACAAACCTGCTATGACTTGGCAGTTGGACAGGCAAGCCAATAAGATGGGCTGTTCCCAATCAGTTGACCAATCgtctctgtgcagtgtgaaaaGCCAAAGAGGAAGTGTCTCCCAGAGTTTATGGTTTCACGCAGTCTAAGAGTATTAAGTGTTTACAAGGGGGTGACCGATTTCCTGTCGGGCAAAGGTCACAAATTACATGTACGTACTGACAGACGCATACTTAATCTCCATTATTTCAGGATTAAGCTCTTTAGCTATTTGAATTTCTCTCCAAATTGATATGTCACAAAAGAACCTGAAAACATTATAATACTTAATAAAAACTTACTAcaatattactattattttactaatatttaataataatagtgtttgtgtctctctctctctctctctctgtctcttggaACTCTTTCCAGCTGCATGGTAAGCGCATTTTGAAACTGCTGCAGAAGATCTTCAGCTGGTTGCCCCTGGTTACAGTGATCGATCAGAAGGTTCTGATTGTGCATGGTGGGATATCAAACACGACTGACCTGGCTCTGATTGCTAGAGTGGACAGGCACAGAGTGAGTGTAGCACAAGACGGGcttttcctctgtcatttttccaCAAGTCCAGTTAGTCCAGGAACCGTGTTTGATCACAACGGATAGTGCTCATGACCGTAAAAGCTgaaaaatttaaatatataaaatatatttgaatttaaacaaaaaaaaagcttaccaAACCAAAACTATAAATCTAATATAGCACCCACAGATACCTCCATAGATGAACTGGACTAGTTTCCAAAGTAGTGGTCCATCTAATGTACTTTAAGCACCGGTTTAAATTGGACTCTCCAGATCTGTTCCAAACATGTTGGGCAATATATGAAGCATTACCAGTGCCATGTCATAATCTAGAGCAATACAGATAACATTTCACCCAAAAAACTCACACATATTTAACCACTAATTGTCGTGTCTCAAAAACATAACATCAAAATTTCACTTTAAGTTCAAATTTCATGTGAGAAATCTCATGTTCCACACGTTTTCcttttcacaatattttatGCGACGTGTCTTTTAGTACGTGTCTGCACTGAGACCACCGAAGAAGAGGGGGAGCACACATGGGGGGCAGTCTTCGCTTGACTCGGACATAGAGGACGACGTGACAAGCGTCAAATCCAGCAGTGCAAATCTTCGGCGGGCTTCTTTTGGGATGGCCTACACCAAACCCAAGCCCTTCGGCGACCGAGACAGCTTCCAACGCCGTTCCCTGCAGGATTTCTCCGCCACCGTCAACCGGACGTTGGAGGACGAGCTGGAGGCGCGTCGCCGACGGGCGGAGTTCGTGTGCGCGGGCTACAACCTGTCGCACAGGAACCTGAATTCGTCGGTGTCCTCAGAGTCAGACCAAAGTTCCACCGAAGCCTTCGATTGTCTCAACGAAGAGTGGAAACAGGTAAAGCGTCGAGTCTTTGTCATATCGCCACGCTGGCCACCGacttaaattttatttttaattttttttttttagaaggcAGCATATTTattcttaatttatttttaataacaatgtgtgttttgtcacagtaaagcttcagttctgttttctttaaccTTGTTTGTGCGAAACTGTTTATTTACGGATACAAAATTGTCTTGATTTCTGACCAGATTTGACAGtgtgagaagaagagaaaaataccAACATGTCTTCACTCTCAGCTCACCCTATATATTTAACTTTTGTTATTACGGAAATACAAGGCCATGGATTCAGTCTGTTTCGTCCATCTGCAGATTTTGGATTTGCTGTGGAGCGACCCCATGGCTCAGGACGGCTGTGTTCCCAACGAGGTTCGGGGTGGGGGCTGTTACTGGGGTCCCGACGTGACGGAGGACTTCCTCAACCGGCACCACCTCCAACTCATCATCCGCTCACACGAGTGTAAACAGGAGGGCTACGAGTTCTGTCACAAGAGAAAGGTGACTCCAAAGACAGGCGGCATAATAAGCTCATTTTAGAGATAAGTCCTTTGAACTATGACTCAAACAGTTCCTCACATTGTCTGTTAAGACACAGGTGGCCAGCCTAGCCCGGCGCGTGTTTCAGGATAAAGGATAATCTCTTATCCTTTTGTTGAATTGCAGATTGAAGATTTATAAATAGAGATCGGTTCCTAGTACACATTTGACAGGACATGCCCATTGCTTGTTGTAGATGAAAATTTTCTACTAAGCGTGGTATCCAAACATATAGTAAGATCTCAGAGTTCTGGAAAGGAAGTTAGTTCCATAGACTGCAcagtacatatgtatgtgtgtgtgtgtgtgtgtgtgtgtgcgtgtgtgtgcgagtcggtcttatatttctgttttgtggtCATATTTTACCAGATCTAGTATTTAGCATCCAGAAGCCAACTTTCATTCAGAACTGTTGAACATAAAGCATTTCACTTCTATCTAGTCCAGAGCTATATTCCTATTAAACTGAACCCTGGAGTTTCTTGTGTTAAGTACACAGTTATATTCCTGTTATGGTCAACGTTCcttacaaacagaacaaacgGTTTCTCGCTTTTTGCCCATAGTTCTATTCCTGTTATGCTCACACTGCAAACCTAAACCTACATTTTCTCTGTAGGTCCTCACACTGTTTTCTGCCTCTAACTACTACGAGGTGGGCAGTAACAGGGGAGCATTCGTTAGACTGGGACCAGATCTAGTGCCTTATTTCGTCCAGTACCAGGCCAGTGATATGACACGTGAACTGAGCCTTAGACAGAGGTGGGTGTCCCTGATCTGGAATTCCTGTaatccccccccctttttttgtcaaatttctTGCCTTTAGTTCCCAATTGACACATATGTATGTGACCAATAATCATTTCTTAGCCAGCTTAAGATCTATTGCTTAAGGTGGAtcttcaaaacagttttaatacTGGAGGAACAATAGTGTGAATCTGAAGCATTGTGTTGTGCCAGTAAAGTACACTGGGGGGCACTCTAACAACTTTTTCCAACACACCTCTAACTTCTGACCTCTGATGTTGTCTTAACGGAATCTCATATTCTGAAAAATGGCATTCGTTCATCTGTCACTGCGTTGACCTCGTTTGGGTTCATTTTAACGCAACAAGGCTGTTTTTTCTGGTGTCAGCACACAGTCGCTGATGGCATTTGACtcacgttgtttttttttttcgtgttgcGTCGACCGACAGCGCGAAGCGGACTGAGCACTCCGCCCTGCGCGTCCTACGAGAGCAACTGTTTTCGCACAAGTCCGACCTCCTCAGTGCCTTCCAGGAGTACGATAAGGAGAACACAGGTACCactgtctttttgtctcattcatACACGGGCTTGATTAATGCAAGCGTGCAGACAAAGACATATATTCAGGTCTGGGATGACTGTGGTAGTCAGTTCTCTTTTTCGGGGATGGATGGCCCGGCGGGAATCGGTCCTGCAGGAGATGTAATCTCAAGCAACTTCCACAGTAAttaagcaaacacaaacaaacagcaaacaaactcaaaaacaaCATTCTTAAACTGGCATTTACCGTCAGAACGTTCAAGAAAGAACTGCTGTGTTCACACTGCCaaacaacacattcataccGCAAATGAAAGACTTTGTCCTAAATAgcaaaaaagtcattaaaaaaaaagatgtatatCATTCTTAAGCATGTAAGTAGGAGTTTGAATATACAGTTAagactgtttttgctttttggtattttgtgtgtgattttgaaaaaCGAAAAAAGGTCATCTTCAAGTCTGTTTGGATAACATTAAGCAAAACATTAAGCTGACAGAGGAAAATATTCAGGGAACATTTTCAAGGGAAAtattctaaaacaaacacaagccatCACAGACTGCTTCTGTTCACATCAACCACAGGCCAaagtttgtgcatgtttgaatCGGTCAGTGTAAAAGTTTCCTTAACACACCCAGTTCTAATATTCAGATGCCAAACAAGTCCTTGAGCAGACAAGTCAGATTTGTTAGTTCAGGATTAGaataaaaatcacacaaaatctCTAAATGTCAAGGAGTAGATTTGATTACCACTACCACAGGAGAGGAAGAGCCTTGAGAATAGCGCCCCTAGTGGTGCAAATCATTCATTTGGCTTATTTGtatctgttttaaacacacttgTGATGGAATGACAGGTTTAGTCAGAAGTGAGGGTCTTTTCCCTTGAGCCACTTTAGACTGTGTGATCCTTTGATCTTATCTTTTGCTGCGGTTTGCAGGTCTCATTTCCTTGCATGACTGGGCCAACGCGGTGGGACAGGTACTCCATCTGGACCTGCCCTGGAGGATGTTACGCTCACAGCTGGTCACCAGGACTTCCAACGGCATGCTGGATTACAACGCTTGGTTCCGTGAGCTTGCCATCACTGAGTCGAGCGTTGAGGTGACAGTCTCTTCCCTatctaaaatgaaattaaaaaaaaaacaaaacaaaacccaaaacaacgaAGCTTATCTGACATTACTATTTTTTCTGCATACTTTTGGTCAATTTAAGACATCAAGGAGTACAGccttattgttgtattttacaCTAACACCAATAACTAATAAAGTACCAGTCTGTGAGCTCATTCTGCATGAGAATGACTGGAGTGATGTTGCCTGAAATGGGGGAGACATTTTGTCCAAGCCCTCAGACCCTGGAGAGGAGTAGAGATGGAGTCACTCAGACCAGAGTACTCAGCTGATAAGAGTTTGGTACAAATATGTGTAAGGGAGGAGACTAGCGAGAAATAAACTGTATCTTTTCTGACCAGAGCTCGCCCGAAAGGAATAAACAAAACCGCTCGTCTTTCGTACCCCTCTAAAACGAACTACAGAGAAAATTACTGAACGTTCCGGCACATTCCGGATTTATCTCATCACGTCCTGTCAAAACGTTAAAGGTGGTACGTCTTCCAAAGGAAAAGGTTCATTGATGGATCGCCTTCAGCTCTCAAAGTGTATCGGGAACAGGTTACTCACAAAGATGCTGGGAATGCACAAATGCACTTTTCCTCTTGGACAAGCCTTAGCCCCTTAGCTGTTATTCATTGCACTGTGCAACTCCCTGTACAGCGTGTACGGCACCTCACTGCCATCGTAAATTCACTCAGCTCTCTGTGATTAGAGCTGGTTATATTTCCATTACATCATGTGTCCATCGATGCGCTTCTTGATCtcgaaaagaaaaaatgtatcGGCGTGGCAACAAACTGACGTGgcgttttttttaaacagagcctcttttctcttctgttcatTCAGCACATAGAGCAGACGTTGCTGGAGACGCTGTACAGACATCGCTCCACGCTAGAGACCATTTTCCGTATCGTAGACACAGACAATTCAGGTGAGTATGAAAGCATATGCTTCAGCAAAGATTACAAATACAACTTTGCCTATGCCCCAGGGAACACCCATGAAGTGTCTTTGGCATGGGAACCACGCATAGAGCACTAACTAAAAGACTAGAATAGCAAtgtgcactgtaaaaaaacGTGAAGGAAAACAGATCTGTCATTTCTAGCTCTATATAGAGCAAGAGTGTCCAAATGTAGTCCTGAAGGGCCAAAAATCTGCTGCTTTTTGCTTTTACCTTCCAATTTTTACCTGAGAAGCAGGCATGTGCGTTCCTCAGCGAATCAGAGAGCACAGTGgttggtataaaaaaaaagcaagagttCAGCACCTCCAGGACTGAGTCTTGAAAGCATTTGTGTAGACTAACAGATAAGACTATCACTAAACTTTTAAGACTTGGTTGACTTCTTTAATCTCAAAGTTTTTCTCCAAGTACAACACTGCCTTCATAATGGCCTTCAGGCTTTCTGCAGATCAATTAATGCACCTTTCAAGAGCGAGAGGCAGTCCATTTTCTCAAACCccttcatcttctccttcatgTCCCAGGCCTCATATCCTTTGAGGATTTCCGTCAGACCTGGAAACTGCTTAGTGCCTACCTAAAAATGGAGATTTCCGACGAGGCCATCAACGACTTGATCGTCACCATCGACACAAACAAGGACGGCAGCATCGACATAGACGAGTTTATGGAGGCTTTTCGCCTCGTGGACAAAAAAAGCAGACTGGAGCGCGGTCGCAGCATATTCATGGCCCGGCAAGAGGACGCGCCTCAGGAGGAAGAAACGGCGCAAGTGGAGGAAATCCACATCGAGGACGAGGAGTCGCCCTCTCCTGCCGCTGAAACTGGGGAGTAGGACACTTTCGGAACAAAAAACGCCACATCTCGGCCGCTGAACAGTGAGCTGTGTAAAGCAACCCTCTGAAGGACCGGTTTTTATAGGTACAGACCAAGGGAACGACAGACGAAGTATTGAACGTTGAGGTGACGGTCGGTTCGATTGGCGAGAGGAATTAGCTAATATACAAAAAGAGAATAAGTCAAAAGAGTGAAGGGTAATTTCTTGAAAAGAAAAGGCACAGTGGACAGCAACTGATTATTCTACTTTATGACAAAACAGCTATTGGAGTATGGCCTGAAATTATATGTTTAGACAGAGAGGCTCTGGCCATGCTAAGAATCCAACACAGGGAGCTAACCCAGGCAATTAACTGTTGAAGAACATGATCTGTCTCCAAAGCTAATATTACTCTGTCAtccattcacaaacaaaatctGCCCCCAGCCAGAGTATGGGCACAGGCTAAAGAAAGACTCGCAGAATTCAGAGAGCAGCAGGTTTTCCGGTACATTACGCAGAGATACTGGGAGACACTGAGA encodes:
- the ppef2a gene encoding serine/threonine-protein phosphatase with EF-hands 2, giving the protein MGCGVTKGSEFSRRCEKAATTMRAAVLIQRWYRQYVARMEMRRRYTWNIFQSIEYAGQQDQIKLYNFLGYLVDNFTPSSNERNLISHIFRENEVCRDTEWERYFSYQNIDVPDIYSGPRLTFPLTADQATDLVEAFRQKKQLHSRYVLQLLLETWKLLRVLPNINRVSTCHSKEITVCGDLHGQLEDLLFIFYKNGMPSLERPYVFNGDFVDRGQDSIEILLILFAFLLVYPGDIHLNRGNHEDHIINLRYGFTKEVLNKYRLHGKRILKLLQKIFSWLPLVTVIDQKVLIVHGGISNTTDLALIARVDRHRYVSALRPPKKRGSTHGGQSSLDSDIEDDVTSVKSSSANLRRASFGMAYTKPKPFGDRDSFQRRSLQDFSATVNRTLEDELEARRRRAEFVCAGYNLSHRNLNSSVSSESDQSSTEAFDCLNEEWKQILDLLWSDPMAQDGCVPNEVRGGGCYWGPDVTEDFLNRHHLQLIIRSHECKQEGYEFCHKRKVLTLFSASNYYEVGSNRGAFVRLGPDLVPYFVQYQASDMTRELSLRQSAKRTEHSALRVLREQLFSHKSDLLSAFQEYDKENTGLISLHDWANAVGQVLHLDLPWRMLRSQLVTRTSNGMLDYNAWFRELAITESSVEHIEQTLLETLYRHRSTLETIFRIVDTDNSGLISFEDFRQTWKLLSAYLKMEISDEAINDLIVTIDTNKDGSIDIDEFMEAFRLVDKKSRLERGRSIFMARQEDAPQEEETAQVEEIHIEDEESPSPAAETGE